A single region of the Enterobacter cloacae complex sp. R_G8 genome encodes:
- the thyA gene encoding thymidylate synthase, translating to MKQYLELMKKVLDEGTPKNDRTGTGTLSIFGHQMRFNLQEGFPLVTTKRCHLRSIIHELLWFLQGDTNVAYLHENNVSIWDEWADENGNLGPVYGKQWRAWPTPDGRHIDQITTVMNQLKNDPDSRRIIVSAWNVGELDKMALAPCHAFFQFYVADGKLSCQLYQRSCDVFLGLPFNIASYALLVHMMAQQCDLDVGDFVWTGGDTHLYSNHMEQTHLQLTREPRALPKLIIKRKPESIFDYRFDDFEIEGYDPHPGIKAPVAI from the coding sequence ATGAAACAGTATCTTGAATTGATGAAAAAAGTGCTCGACGAGGGCACGCCGAAAAATGACCGTACCGGTACCGGCACGCTCTCCATTTTTGGCCACCAGATGCGCTTCAACCTGCAAGAAGGTTTCCCACTGGTGACGACAAAGCGCTGCCACCTGCGCTCGATCATTCATGAACTGCTCTGGTTCCTGCAAGGCGATACCAACGTTGCGTATCTGCACGAAAATAACGTCTCTATCTGGGACGAATGGGCAGATGAAAACGGCAACCTGGGTCCGGTTTACGGCAAGCAGTGGCGTGCGTGGCCAACGCCTGATGGCCGCCATATTGACCAGATCACCACCGTGATGAACCAGCTAAAAAACGACCCGGACTCGCGCCGTATCATCGTTTCTGCCTGGAACGTGGGTGAGCTGGATAAAATGGCGCTGGCACCGTGCCATGCGTTCTTCCAGTTCTATGTAGCGGATGGCAAACTCTCCTGCCAGCTTTACCAGCGCTCTTGCGACGTCTTCCTCGGCCTGCCGTTTAACATCGCCAGCTATGCGCTGTTAGTGCATATGATGGCCCAGCAGTGCGATCTGGACGTCGGTGATTTTGTCTGGACCGGTGGGGATACTCACCTCTACAGCAATCACATGGAACAGACGCATCTGCAGTTGACCCGCGAGCCGCGTGCGCTGCCGAAGCTGATTATCAAACGCAAACCGGAATCGATCTTCGATTATCGCTTTGATGACTTCGAGATTGAGGGATACGACCCGCATCCAGGCATCAAAGCCCCTGTCGCTATCTGA
- a CDS encoding prepilin peptidase-dependent protein, whose protein sequence is MPMKQHGFSLTEVLIAMAISSILLLSTSRFLPGLQRAVLLQSRALEREEEIWQRLFAIGKQLQRAGYCAGDCQGQSLTIGREGSCVIVRWDANSNGVWDTSASENESTGFRLESGALETLRGAATCEGKGWEKLTDPDRLVIHTFVVRKHEHPGFAPALYIDLTAKDNDKLAVPYQAHHAVMGFNL, encoded by the coding sequence ATGCCGATGAAGCAGCACGGTTTCTCACTCACGGAGGTGCTGATTGCGATGGCGATCAGCAGCATTTTGTTACTGAGCACGTCGCGTTTTTTACCGGGGCTGCAACGGGCTGTTTTGTTGCAATCCCGGGCGCTGGAACGTGAAGAAGAGATCTGGCAACGGCTGTTCGCCATTGGCAAGCAGTTACAGCGCGCGGGGTATTGCGCGGGAGACTGCCAGGGGCAGAGCCTGACCATCGGCAGGGAGGGAAGCTGCGTGATTGTCAGATGGGATGCCAACAGTAACGGCGTCTGGGATACCTCGGCTTCCGAAAATGAAAGTACGGGGTTTCGTCTGGAGTCTGGCGCGCTGGAAACCCTGCGTGGGGCTGCGACATGTGAAGGAAAAGGATGGGAGAAGCTGACAGACCCGGACAGGCTGGTGATCCACACCTTTGTGGTGCGTAAACATGAACATCCGGGGTTTGCGCCTGCGTTATATATAGATCTGACCGCTAAGGATAACGATAAGCTGGCCGTCCCTTATCAGGCACACCATGCCGTTATGGGATTTAACTTGTGA
- a CDS encoding prepilin-type N-terminal cleavage/methylation domain-containing protein → MPTAMKKEKGFSMVEVLLSIMLLVVMVTALSGYHRALASRFTLFSQYRQLWHIAWTQSQRDASALPAGWQINRVQTTQSGCVSITVTLISPLGRRGEMTRLHCPVSQ, encoded by the coding sequence ATGCCAACTGCCATGAAGAAAGAAAAAGGGTTCAGCATGGTTGAAGTGCTGCTGTCGATAATGTTACTGGTGGTGATGGTGACAGCGCTGTCTGGTTATCACCGGGCGCTGGCCTCCCGGTTTACACTGTTTAGTCAGTATCGCCAGCTCTGGCATATCGCCTGGACGCAGTCGCAGCGGGACGCCAGTGCGCTGCCCGCAGGCTGGCAGATAAACCGGGTGCAGACAACACAGTCCGGATGTGTCAGCATCACGGTTACACTTATTTCTCCTCTGGGGCGGCGCGGTGAGATGACGCGTTTGCATTGCCCGGTTAGCCAGTAG
- a CDS encoding prepilin peptidase-dependent protein has protein sequence MKKENGFTLIETLVAISLVIILSATGLYGWDNWQQRQRLWQVACQVRDYLVFLRNDANRYNRDHVIMLQQDGKGACLASSVIQGCENHNPLVLRPLWPEVVLSEVTHSLGFYGLRDTAWAGRIRVQSGAGEWLIVVSNGGRIRICSFAGENSCR, from the coding sequence ATGAAAAAAGAGAACGGCTTTACGCTTATCGAAACGCTGGTTGCCATCTCGCTGGTCATCATCCTGAGTGCCACAGGGCTATACGGCTGGGACAACTGGCAGCAGCGGCAGAGGTTGTGGCAGGTCGCCTGTCAGGTCCGCGATTACCTCGTGTTTCTGCGAAACGATGCCAATCGTTACAACCGTGACCACGTGATTATGCTTCAGCAGGATGGAAAAGGAGCCTGCCTGGCGAGCTCTGTCATACAGGGATGTGAGAATCACAATCCGCTTGTCCTCAGACCCCTGTGGCCTGAGGTCGTGCTAAGCGAAGTTACGCATTCATTAGGATTCTACGGATTAAGAGATACGGCGTGGGCTGGGCGGATACGGGTACAAAGTGGTGCAGGGGAGTGGTTGATCGTCGTCTCAAATGGAGGACGTATCAGGATCTGTAGTTTTGCAGGGGAAAATTCATGCCGATGA
- the lgt gene encoding prolipoprotein diacylglyceryl transferase, which yields MNSGYLHFPEFDPVIFSVGPVSLHWYGLMYLVGFIFAMWLAGRRASRPGSGWTKNEVENLLYAGFLGVFLGGRIGYVLFYNLPVFLNDPLYLFRVWDGGMSFHGGLIGVILVMVIFAKRTKRNFFQVSDFIAPLIPFGLGAGRLGNFINGELWGRVDPSVSFTMLFPGSRAEDMALLPSHPEWQSIFDTYGVLPRHMSQLYELALEGVVLFIILNLFIRKPRPMGAVSGLFLIGYGAFRIIVEFFRQPDAQFTGEWVQYISMGQILSIPMIVAGAIMMIWAYRRRPQQQLS from the coding sequence ATGAACAGTGGTTATCTGCATTTTCCGGAATTTGATCCGGTCATTTTCTCAGTAGGACCTGTTTCGCTTCACTGGTACGGTCTGATGTACCTGGTGGGCTTCATTTTTGCGATGTGGCTTGCCGGCCGTCGTGCCAGTCGTCCTGGCAGCGGCTGGACCAAAAACGAAGTCGAAAACCTGCTTTATGCGGGCTTCCTTGGTGTGTTCCTGGGGGGCCGTATTGGTTATGTCCTGTTTTATAACCTCCCGGTGTTCCTCAACGATCCGCTCTATCTGTTCCGCGTCTGGGATGGCGGCATGTCCTTCCACGGCGGCCTGATTGGTGTGATCCTGGTGATGGTGATTTTTGCCAAACGCACCAAACGCAATTTCTTCCAGGTATCAGATTTTATCGCGCCACTGATCCCGTTTGGTCTGGGGGCTGGCCGTCTGGGCAACTTCATCAACGGCGAACTGTGGGGACGTGTCGACCCGAGCGTTTCCTTTACCATGCTGTTCCCGGGCTCGCGTGCGGAAGACATGGCGCTGCTGCCGTCGCATCCAGAGTGGCAATCCATTTTCGATACGTACGGCGTTCTGCCGCGCCATATGTCCCAGCTCTATGAGTTGGCGCTGGAAGGCGTGGTGCTGTTTATCATCCTGAATTTGTTTATCCGCAAACCGCGCCCGATGGGGGCTGTCTCCGGCCTGTTCCTGATTGGCTACGGTGCGTTCCGTATCATCGTCGAGTTCTTCCGCCAGCCGGATGCACAGTTCACCGGCGAGTGGGTACAGTACATCAGCATGGGGCAGATCCTCTCCATTCCGATGATCGTAGCGGGTGCCATTATGATGATTTGGGCGTATCGTCGTCGTCCACAGCAACAACTTTCCTGA
- a CDS encoding DUF2509 family protein yields MNRESGVASLALVLLLLVLGTLILTGLNQQLTTFSILVGGESRSIQQQAAVQSALEWGRVQRWSLQPDVQCKQRQTQRVCLRVLNETRVLLIAGEGEQLLWRGGEITDGRIRFLPHGWSDFCPLKESALCQLP; encoded by the coding sequence GTGAACCGCGAGAGTGGCGTCGCATCGCTGGCGCTGGTGCTGCTGTTACTGGTGCTGGGCACGCTAATCCTCACCGGTCTCAACCAGCAGCTGACAACGTTTAGCATACTGGTGGGCGGTGAGAGCCGTTCGATCCAGCAGCAGGCAGCGGTGCAGTCGGCGCTGGAGTGGGGGCGCGTTCAGCGCTGGTCGTTGCAGCCTGATGTGCAGTGCAAACAGAGACAAACGCAACGTGTATGTTTGCGTGTTCTGAATGAGACCCGGGTGTTACTTATCGCCGGGGAAGGCGAACAGTTGCTCTGGCGTGGCGGGGAGATTACCGACGGGCGCATACGTTTTTTACCTCATGGCTGGAGTGATTTTTGTCCGCTCAAGGAGAGCGCGTTATGCCAACTGCCATGA